From the Brassica napus cultivar Da-Ae chromosome A8, Da-Ae, whole genome shotgun sequence genome, one window contains:
- the LOC125576900 gene encoding glutathione S-transferase T3-like, producing MEPFSQHSAGFVNLLAPQSNQAIDVDSAEANGNSPGLVKPLERRNWGPKEDLVLISAWLNTSKDPIVSNEQKAEAFWKRIEDYFNSSPQLIGSVPREWSQCKQRWGRVNEQVCKFVGCHEAALKEQASGQNENDVMKAAHDIFLNDYHAKFVLEHCWRELRFDQKWRSHSLSKDGAKEKRKEAGPEVVADDEEVRPPGVKASKAAKRRKHGNEAAYDQVQSMSESAGHGLELRC from the exons ATGGAACCTTTCTCCCAACACTCTGCCGGGTTTGTTAATCTATTAGCTCCGCAGAGCAATCAAGCAATAGACGTTGACTCTGCTGAGGCTAATGGTAACTCGCCCGGTTTAGTTAAGCCATTGGAAAGGAGAAACTGGGGACCCAAAGAAGACCTTGTGCTCATCAGCGCTTGGTTGAACACGAGTAAGGATCCCATAGTCAGCAATGAGCAGAAGGCAGAGGCGTTTTGGAAGAGAATAGAGGATTATTTCAACTCAAGCCCTCAGCTCATTGGCTCCGTTCCTAGAGAATGGAGTcaatgtaagcagaggtggggaaggGTTAATGAGCAGGTGTGCAAGTTTGTGGGTTGCCATGAAGCCGCTTTGAAGGAACAAGCGAGTGGtcaaaatgagaatgatgtcaTGAAAGCTGCACATGACATATTCTTAAACGACTATCATGCCAAGTTCGTACTTGAACATTGCTGGAGGGAGCTGCGGTTTGATCAGAAATGGAGATCACACTCGTTGTCGAAAGATGGTGCgaaggagaagaggaaggaAGCAGGTCCGGAGGTGGTGGCTGACGACGAAGAGGTTAGGCCTCCTGGTGTTAAGGCAAGCAAAGCAGCGAAGCGCAGGAAGCACGGGAATGAAGCAGCTTATGATCAAGTACAGAGCAT GTCTGagagtgcaggtcacgggttggAGTTAAGGTGTTAG
- the LOC125576899 gene encoding uncharacterized protein LOC125576899 — protein sequence MSSSSTDEVDEALDEIVDQVVDNYINAIVDGQANKPRRRAYIDRDREVGHNQLWNDYFTENPTYPPELFRRRFRMNKPLFLRIVERLSSEVPYFQQRRNAHGRNGLSALQKCTAAIHMLAYGQSGDTYDEYLRLGDSTSRLCLANFTDAIIQLFGEEYLRKLTAEDLQRLLDVGERTNDTDTLKLILLSSSQENQAEVRG from the exons atgtcttcctcatcaacGGATGAAGTTGATGAAGCTTTAGACGAAATAGTCGACCAAGTAGTTGACAATTACATCAACGCAATAGTTGATGGTCAAGCCAACAAGCCGAGGAGACGAGCTTATATCGACAGAGATCGGGAAGTAGGACATAATCAACTATGGAACGATTATTTCACGGAAAATCCTACATACCCACCGGAATTGTTTAGGCggcgttttcgaatgaacaagccattgttccttcgcattgtcgaACGCCTAAGTAGTGAAGTTCCTTACTTTCAGCAAAGACGAAATGCTCACGGAAGGAACGGGCTAtctgcacttcaaaagtgtacggcagctATACATATGCTGGCATATGGTCAATCGGGAGATAcatatgacgaatatctccgacttggtgacaGTACATCACGTTTGTGTTTGGCAAATTTCACTGATGCAATAATACAATTGTTTGGAGAAGAGTATCTACGAAAACTTACAGCCgaggatcttcaacgattaCTCGATGTTGGAGAG agaacGAACGACACGGATACGCTCAAATTGATACTTCTGAGTTCGAGTCAGGAGAATCAAGCAGAAGTTCGAGGGTGA